The proteins below come from a single Vicugna pacos chromosome 13, VicPac4, whole genome shotgun sequence genomic window:
- the BIN3 gene encoding LOW QUALITY PROTEIN: bridging integrator 3 (The sequence of the model RefSeq protein was modified relative to this genomic sequence to represent the inferred CDS: deleted 7 bases in 4 codons; substituted 2 bases at 2 genomic stop codons), with protein MKKTAKNHLIMFKSAVKMFLDLCSNPLCLQDQDFLNMVTTLDITMKWMDTLNQEKVNQIQKTMTEPLKKFVSVFQSLDMVVERWREAGFPYRRTMGLQAKAEKHEVKDKTGPVLPKLQLAXEELWPVQDNLEANKTKQNKTEKTKQLLEEMLWVCSGWLHSFQPSFELLIXVQAVHYSKMHSNFGGLTRHLDQPGHPVAVWTARVGERDQTEGAQSLSTVADD; from the exons ATGAAGAAGACTGCCAAGAATCACCTGATCATGTTCAAATCTGCTGTGAAGATGTTTTTAGACTTATGCTCGAATCCCCTCTGCCTGCAAGACCAGGACTTTCTGAACATGGTGACAACCCTGGACATAACCATGAAGTGGATGGAC ACCCTCAACCAGGAAAAGGTGAACCAGATCCAGAAGACCATGACTGAACCCTTAAAAAAGTTTGTCAGTGTCTTCCAGAGCCTCGACATGGTGGTGGAAAGGTGGCGGGAAGCAGGCTTCCCATATAGGAGGACCATGGGG CTGCAGGCCAAGGCGGAGAAGCATGAGGTAAAGGACAAAACAGGGCCAGTGCTGCCCAAGCTTCAACTGGCCTGAGAGGAGCTTTGGCCTGTGCAGGACAACCTTGAAgccaacaaaacaaagcaaaacaaaacagag aaaacaaaacagctcCTGGAAGAGATGCTGTGGGTGTGTAGTGGCTGGCTGCACTCCTTCCAGCCCAGCTTT GAACTCCTCATCTAAGTGCAAGCTGTGCACTACTCTAAAATGCATAGTAACTTTGGAGGCTTGACCAGACATCTTGACCAGCCTGGCCACCCCGTTGCAGTTTGGACAGCAAGAGTGGGGGAAAGAGACCAAACTGAGGGGGCTCAGAGCCTCTCTACTGTGGCTGATGACTGA